In the genome of Gloeotrichia echinulata CP02, one region contains:
- a CDS encoding plasmid replication protein, CyRepA1 family, whose translation MHLHYLHPQHLEELVNDSSIDLHLTQLNFMSLDGSNAYDYLLISDLIPRTNSGMVKSGWLQRYNHVTEGGWWCSGLDPLNDWEMMEWGCFKPNQPRQNQKGKSIKYEHPPSTPTRLFCLRVPLQVWEQVAERYHLTMPNHISIDANGEAVGFWEWVREQNIPVVICEGVKKAAALLTQGYAAIAIPGITSGYRVVKDEFGKVTRRQLIPDLAVFAIKQRSFYICFDFETQPKTIAAVNNAISQLGSLFQEKNCPVKVIELPGIEKGVDEFIVAKGASSFEKIYRQSVDLEVYLAQTKPHTELTIPAALTVNCPYLENIPFPTSGLVGVKSAKGTGKTTGLQAVVKQAKSRNQPILLITHRIQLGRFLCDKIGIQWGMARLGDKEDAKVIFPNPPSLVTERSRSRSVSQRSAIPNTQYPILRLRSVQVPKSFGLCVDSLWKLNPEDWQGAIIILDEVEQSLWHLLNSNTCKQKRVKILKIFQQLISTVLATGGLVIAQDADLSNVSLEYLQGLAGSKITPWLIINQWQPQRGWDVTFYDSPNPTPLIHQLELDLLAGRKCYVTTDSRTGRYSCETIERYLKERLEKLRRQFPTTLVISSHTTNTPGHAAVDFVAAINQKISEYDAVFVTPSIGTGISIDVQHFDRVYGIFQGVIPDSEARQALARVRDNVPRIVWCAKRGIGLIGSGSTNYRLLSDWYQENQKDNLALLSPLHKIDVDLPLVYDPVHLRTWAKLSARVNASIRLYRQSMEEGLIADGHQIWTRSNAVHNNIIRDLRLALFATDSEDVETRKRLILEIFKVEKDWEQSRQKAKEIKRKIKDIKQRNQLAGANAVADARDIDYVEYDQLLAKHSLTDEERHQIHKYIIRQRYGIQVTPTLKLQDDKGYYAQLLTHYYLTHESEYFHIRDEQEWQQQLYWGEGKVFLPDLKTYTLKVEAMRALGMVQFIESAREFRENDADLVILKNVVIQNSKHIKRALGINLVREKEQISSIKILNRLLNLLGLKLVQVNQVYQIDPEMLYDGREKIFAVWYQRDELMLAKVKSVGGEMTDYSADWKLENIQSQNICKLT comes from the coding sequence ATGCATCTGCATTATTTACACCCCCAACACCTTGAGGAATTAGTCAATGACAGTAGTATAGATTTACACTTAACCCAACTCAATTTTATGTCTCTCGATGGGAGTAATGCCTATGATTATCTGCTGATTTCTGATCTCATCCCGCGCACCAACAGCGGTATGGTAAAAAGTGGTTGGTTACAGCGTTATAATCACGTTACTGAAGGCGGTTGGTGGTGTTCTGGACTAGATCCCCTGAATGATTGGGAAATGATGGAGTGGGGATGCTTTAAGCCAAACCAACCCCGACAGAATCAAAAAGGTAAATCGATTAAATATGAGCATCCCCCCAGCACGCCAACGCGGCTATTTTGTCTGCGGGTACCGCTGCAGGTCTGGGAGCAAGTCGCCGAGCGTTATCATCTCACCATGCCAAATCATATCAGCATTGATGCCAATGGCGAAGCTGTAGGCTTTTGGGAATGGGTGAGGGAACAGAACATACCCGTGGTGATTTGCGAAGGGGTGAAAAAAGCAGCAGCGCTGTTGACTCAAGGTTACGCAGCTATTGCAATTCCGGGAATTACTAGTGGTTATCGGGTTGTCAAAGATGAATTTGGTAAAGTTACCCGTCGTCAGCTAATTCCTGATTTAGCAGTGTTTGCTATTAAACAGCGTAGCTTTTATATTTGCTTTGATTTTGAAACTCAACCTAAAACAATAGCAGCCGTTAATAATGCTATTTCACAACTTGGTAGTTTATTTCAAGAGAAAAATTGCCCTGTCAAAGTTATTGAATTACCGGGAATAGAAAAAGGCGTAGATGAGTTTATCGTCGCTAAAGGTGCTAGTAGCTTCGAGAAAATTTATCGCCAAAGTGTAGATTTAGAAGTTTATCTTGCTCAAACAAAACCCCATACCGAGTTAACTATTCCCGCTGCACTTACTGTCAACTGTCCTTATTTAGAGAATATACCTTTCCCTACATCTGGATTAGTGGGAGTAAAATCAGCAAAAGGGACTGGTAAAACCACAGGACTGCAAGCAGTTGTTAAACAAGCCAAAAGCAGAAATCAACCTATTTTATTAATTACTCACAGAATCCAATTAGGACGCTTTTTGTGTGATAAAATAGGTATCCAGTGGGGGATGGCGAGACTTGGAGATAAGGAAGATGCAAAAGTTATTTTTCCCAATCCCCCATCCCTGGTCACTGAGCGGAGCCGTTCGCGTAGCGTCTCGCAGAGAAGTGCAATTCCCAATACCCAATACCCCATACTTCGGCTTCGCTCAGTACAAGTGCCCAAATCCTTCGGTTTATGCGTTGATTCTCTTTGGAAATTGAATCCAGAAGATTGGCAAGGGGCGATAATAATTTTAGATGAAGTTGAGCAGTCTTTATGGCATTTACTCAACAGCAATACTTGTAAACAAAAGCGTGTTAAAATATTAAAAATATTTCAGCAATTAATTTCAACAGTTTTGGCAACTGGGGGGTTAGTGATTGCCCAGGATGCCGATTTATCGAATGTTTCTCTAGAATATTTGCAAGGATTAGCCGGAAGTAAAATCACGCCTTGGCTAATTATCAATCAATGGCAACCCCAGCGCGGCTGGGATGTAACTTTTTATGATTCTCCCAACCCAACACCGCTAATTCATCAGTTAGAATTAGATTTACTCGCCGGACGTAAATGTTATGTGACTACCGATAGTCGCACCGGGCGTTACAGTTGTGAAACCATTGAACGTTATCTCAAAGAACGTTTAGAAAAATTACGGCGACAATTTCCGACAACTCTCGTCATTAGCAGTCATACTACTAATACACCCGGTCACGCAGCGGTTGATTTTGTCGCAGCAATTAATCAAAAAATTTCTGAATATGACGCCGTTTTTGTCACTCCTAGTATCGGCACAGGAATTAGTATTGATGTCCAACATTTTGACCGAGTTTACGGAATTTTTCAAGGCGTAATTCCCGACTCAGAAGCGCGACAAGCCTTAGCCAGAGTCCGCGATAATGTGCCGCGTATTGTCTGGTGTGCGAAGCGAGGTATTGGTTTAATTGGCAGTGGTAGTACCAATTATCGCCTGTTGTCTGATTGGTATCAAGAAAATCAAAAAGATAATTTAGCTTTGCTGAGTCCCTTACATAAAATAGATGTAGATTTACCCTTAGTTTATGACCCAGTGCATTTGCGGACTTGGGCAAAATTGTCAGCCAGGGTTAATGCTTCTATTCGCCTTTATCGTCAATCGATGGAAGAAGGCTTAATTGCTGACGGTCATCAAATCTGGACGCGCAGTAATGCTGTTCACAATAATATTATTCGCGATTTACGCCTAGCATTATTTGCGACAGATTCCGAGGATGTAGAAACTCGCAAGCGGTTAATTTTAGAAATTTTCAAAGTCGAAAAAGATTGGGAACAAAGTCGCCAAAAAGCCAAAGAAATTAAACGCAAAATCAAAGACATTAAGCAACGCAACCAACTTGCGGGAGCTAACGCTGTCGCCGATGCTAGGGATATTGATTATGTCGAATATGACCAGCTATTAGCCAAGCATTCCTTAACTGATGAAGAACGTCACCAAATCCATAAATATATCATCAGACAAAGATATGGTATTCAAGTTACCCCCACACTAAAATTGCAAGACGATAAAGGATATTATGCTCAATTGTTGACTCACTATTATCTCACCCACGAAAGTGAATATTTTCACATCAGAGATGAGCAAGAATGGCAACAGCAATTATATTGGGGGGAAGGTAAAGTTTTTCTGCCAGATTTAAAAACATACACCCTGAAAGTTGAAGCGATGAGAGCTTTAGGAATGGTGCAATTTATCGAATCAGCCAGAGAATTTCGAGAAAATGATGCTGATTTAGTTATCCTAAAAAATGTAGTGATTCAGAATAGTAAACACATCAAACGGGCGCTTGGTATTAACTTAGTGCGGGAAAAAGAGCAGATTTCCTCCATCAAAATCCTCAACCGACTATTGAATTTATTGGGCTTGAAGCTGGTGCAGGTCAATCAGGTTTATCAAATCGACCCAGAAATGCTCTATGATGGTAGAGAGAAAATCTTTGCAGTGTGGTATCAACGGGATGAGTTGATGTTGGCTAAAGTCAAGAGTGTTGGCGGTGAAATGACAGATTATTCTGCAGACTGGAAACTTGAGAATATACAATCTCAGAATATTTGTAAGTTGACTTGA
- a CDS encoding HEAT repeat domain-containing protein: MVNIPHQELQTYLETIAADYYDRANVYTLTDTEGKQRETFDMRLMVQSLQNQEKQEKQEKPERLPVIEAIRKYATNHVLLVGKPGSGKSTALERLLWEEANKGVEGLVHIPVLVRLREYQNSVLALIENFFDEHGLTLQKDEIESLLKSQKLLLLVDGLNELPNDDSRKELKEFRRQYSRTPMIFTTRDLSLGGDFGITKQLEMQPLTETQMQNFVRRYLEQNSEQMLKQLNNRLRKFAETPLLLWMLCRVYAQENGKIPTNLGSAFQNFAYIYDTQLKGDVPASEAYHNWCSDLLQKLAFQMMDSGAPTELRLTISKKEAEDILGEFLEQKKRPDPYNCAKNWLNDLLKHHLIQPVSNNKIEFRHQLLQEYYAAEYLLRQLPTLNDDQLKRNYLNYLKWTEPLALMLALVDSLQQAEKIVNLSLEVDLLLGARLTGEVKQEFQKQTVSLIIDLNIREILKIHFLRETRSNFAIDFLIKSLQDADSYVRRSAAYALGKIGNERALDALTKALQDADSSVRNSAEYALKEIRNGWAVYEVTKALQYADSSVRNNSVYALGKIPNEQAVDDLIKDLQNADSDIRRSAAYALGKIGNERAVDVLIDALQDADSDIHRIAAYALGKIGNERAVDALIDALQDVDSDVGSSAAYALGKIGNERAVDALINALQATDSNIVINAVCILGKIRNERALDALIKALKDANVDVRRSAAEALERIGDERAVDALINALKDANLDVRRSAAYALEKIGNERAVDVLIKALQDADSDVRISVSAAEALGRIGNKRAVDALINALQYGDSNVRRSAAYALGNIGDERAVDAFINALEDADSTIVSKAAYALGKIGNKRAVNALINALQDANLDVRRSAAYALEQVGNERAVDAFINALQYGDSNVRSRAAEALGRIGNKRAVDALIKALQDADSDVRRSAAEALGKIGNEGAVHELINALQDADVFVCMSAESALKKIAEAKNLAQIWKLLLNGITDNHNIILNIQERCKFYNYDITQTPPIEENKSHPLIKPLNELTEHFKTMSDQPKIDLSGATFHNITGSVTGNIEGDNIGTQHNYSQADIAELEKLLEQLLAQIEQNKPTPIEAQPIVAQAVESHPILKNKQAIEQVIQSHPTLKIRLKRAVTAAGIETVKVLFAPAGIVIETIRAWNDAG, encoded by the coding sequence ATGGTAAATATACCCCATCAAGAGCTGCAAACCTATCTCGAAACTATCGCCGCTGATTATTATGACAGGGCGAATGTATACACTTTAACGGATACGGAAGGCAAGCAGCGCGAAACCTTTGATATGAGGTTGATGGTGCAAAGCTTACAGAATCAAGAAAAACAAGAAAAACAAGAAAAACCTGAGCGCCTACCCGTAATTGAGGCTATACGTAAATATGCGACCAATCATGTATTATTAGTAGGTAAACCAGGCTCCGGAAAATCCACCGCCTTAGAAAGACTGTTATGGGAAGAAGCAAACAAGGGAGTTGAGGGGTTAGTTCACATACCCGTACTGGTGAGATTGCGTGAATATCAAAATTCTGTACTAGCTCTCATTGAGAATTTTTTTGATGAACATGGCTTAACACTGCAGAAAGATGAAATTGAAAGCCTGCTCAAAAGTCAAAAATTATTATTGCTAGTTGATGGCTTGAACGAATTACCCAATGATGATTCCAGAAAAGAGCTAAAAGAATTTCGGCGACAATATAGCCGGACACCGATGATTTTCACCACACGAGATTTGAGTCTTGGGGGAGACTTTGGTATTACCAAACAACTAGAAATGCAACCCCTGACAGAAACTCAAATGCAGAATTTTGTCCGCAGGTATCTGGAGCAAAATTCTGAGCAGATGTTAAAACAATTAAATAATCGCCTGCGGAAATTTGCCGAAACCCCCCTACTATTGTGGATGCTATGCCGAGTTTATGCCCAAGAAAACGGTAAAATTCCTACTAATTTGGGGTCGGCGTTTCAGAACTTTGCCTATATCTATGACACACAACTTAAAGGTGATGTTCCAGCCTCTGAGGCTTATCATAATTGGTGTTCTGACTTATTGCAAAAGTTAGCTTTCCAGATGATGGATAGCGGTGCGCCAACAGAACTGCGCCTGACTATATCCAAGAAAGAAGCTGAGGATATTCTCGGTGAATTTTTAGAGCAGAAAAAGAGACCTGACCCCTACAATTGTGCTAAAAACTGGTTAAACGATTTGCTAAAGCATCACCTCATCCAACCAGTCAGCAATAACAAAATTGAATTCCGCCACCAATTGCTACAAGAATATTACGCCGCCGAATACTTGCTGCGACAATTACCAACACTCAATGATGACCAACTAAAACGGAATTATCTCAATTACTTAAAGTGGACAGAACCCCTGGCGCTAATGTTGGCTTTGGTGGATAGTCTCCAGCAAGCTGAGAAGATTGTGAACTTATCGCTGGAAGTTGATTTGTTGTTAGGAGCCAGGTTGACAGGAGAGGTAAAGCAGGAGTTTCAGAAGCAAACAGTTAGTTTAATCATAGATTTAAACATTCGTGAAATATTAAAGATACATTTTCTCCGCGAGACGCGATCCAATTTCGCTATTGACTTTTTAATTAAAAGCTTACAAGATGCAGATTCATATGTTCGTAGGAGTGCCGCATATGCATTAGGAAAAATCGGCAATGAGCGGGCATTAGATGCGTTAACTAAGGCTTTACAAGATGCAGATTCATCGGTTCGTAATAGTGCCGAATATGCCTTAAAAGAAATCCGCAATGGGTGGGCAGTCTATGAGGTTACAAAAGCTTTACAATATGCAGATTCATCGGTTCGTAATAATAGCGTATACGCATTAGGAAAAATCCCCAATGAGCAGGCAGTAGATGACTTGATTAAGGATTTACAAAATGCAGATTCAGATATTCGTAGGAGTGCCGCATATGCATTAGGAAAAATTGGCAATGAGCGGGCAGTAGATGTGTTGATTGACGCTTTACAAGATGCAGATTCTGATATTCATAGGATTGCCGCATATGCATTAGGAAAAATCGGCAATGAGCGGGCAGTGGATGCGTTGATTGACGCTTTGCAAGATGTAGATTCAGATGTTGGTAGCAGTGCCGCATATGCATTAGGAAAAATCGGCAACGAGCGGGCAGTGGATGCGTTGATTAACGCTTTACAAGCTACAGATTCAAATATTGTTATTAATGCCGTATGTATATTAGGAAAAATTCGCAATGAGCGGGCACTAGATGCGTTAATTAAGGCTTTAAAAGATGCAAATGTAGATGTTCGGAGGAGTGCCGCAGAAGCATTAGAACGAATCGGCGATGAGCGGGCAGTAGATGCGTTAATTAACGCTTTAAAAGATGCAAATTTAGATGTTCGGAGGAGTGCCGCATATGCATTAGAAAAAATCGGCAATGAGCGGGCAGTTGATGTGTTGATTAAGGCTTTACAAGATGCGGATTCAGATGTTCGCATAAGTGTAAGTGCCGCAGAAGCACTAGGACGAATCGGCAATAAGCGGGCAGTAGATGCGTTAATTAATGCTTTACAATATGGAGATTCAAATGTTCGCAGGAGTGCTGCATATGCATTAGGAAATATCGGCGATGAGCGGGCAGTAGATGCGTTTATTAACGCTTTAGAAGATGCAGATTCAACTATTGTTAGCAAAGCCGCATATGCATTAGGAAAAATCGGCAATAAGCGGGCAGTGAATGCGTTGATTAACGCTTTACAAGATGCAAATTTAGATGTTCGTAGGAGTGCCGCATATGCATTAGAACAAGTCGGCAATGAGCGGGCAGTAGATGCGTTTATTAATGCTTTACAATATGGAGATTCAAATGTTCGTAGTAGAGCCGCAGAAGCATTAGGACGAATCGGCAATAAGCGGGCAGTGGATGCGTTAATTAAGGCTTTACAAGATGCAGATTCAGATGTTCGCAGGAGTGCCGCAGAAGCATTAGGAAAAATCGGCAATGAGGGGGCAGTACATGAGTTAATTAATGCTTTACAAGATGCAGATGTATTTGTTTGTATGAGTGCCGAATCTGCCTTAAAAAAAATTGCTGAGGCTAAAAATCTGGCTCAAATATGGAAGTTACTATTAAATGGGATTACTGATAATCACAATATTATTTTAAACATTCAAGAGCGCTGCAAGTTTTATAATTATGACATCACTCAGACTCCTCCAATCGAGGAGAATAAGAGTCATCCGTTGATCAAACCTCTAAACGAACTTACCGAACATTTTAAAACTATGTCAGACCAACCTAAAATTGATTTAAGCGGTGCAACCTTTCACAACATTACAGGTAGCGTTACTGGAAATATTGAAGGTGATAATATTGGTACTCAACATAATTACTCGCAAGCAGATATTGCTGAATTAGAAAAACTGCTTGAGCAATTGCTGGCTCAAATAGAGCAGAATAAACCAACGCCTATTGAGGCGCAGCCAATTGTTGCTCAAGCTGTTGAGAGCCATCCGATACTTAAGAATAAGCAAGCGATTGAGCAAGTCATCCAAAGTCATCCAACACTCAAAATACGGTTGAAAAGAGCGGTGACAGCAGCAGGTATTGAGACGGTAAAGGTTTTATTTGCTCCTGCTGGTATTGTCATAGAAACAATTAGAGCTTGGAATGACGCGGGATAG
- a CDS encoding SDR family oxidoreductase, with amino-acid sequence MTEHTILITGCNRRLGYLLSCHFLARGFSVLAHYRTPSAETEWLQNQGAILLQADFSYPEQIINLIEKVKFQTDKLRAIVHNASTFCLNETTIEAMLNQYDALYRVHMVAPALINTELKAHLERGAQPYADIIHITDIYANRPDPNFSLYCSTKAGLENLSLSFAKSFAPKIKVNTIQPGLAKFLSTHDEVQKEKTLSQIPLGREGGFEPIIETVDYLLSNQYVTGSVIKVDGGFSLD; translated from the coding sequence ATGACAGAGCATACAATATTGATTACAGGATGTAATCGTAGACTTGGCTATTTACTAAGTTGTCATTTTTTGGCGCGAGGTTTTTCTGTTTTAGCGCATTATCGCACTCCATCCGCCGAAACAGAATGGTTACAGAACCAAGGCGCAATTTTATTACAAGCAGATTTTAGTTATCCTGAACAAATCATTAATCTAATTGAAAAAGTGAAATTTCAGACAGATAAATTACGTGCTATTGTTCACAATGCTTCTACTTTTTGTCTTAATGAAACCACAATAGAGGCAATGTTAAACCAGTATGATGCTTTATATCGTGTTCACATGGTAGCTCCAGCATTGATTAATACTGAATTAAAAGCGCATCTGGAACGAGGGGCGCAACCTTATGCAGATATTATTCATATTACTGATATTTATGCCAATCGCCCTGATCCCAATTTTTCCCTTTACTGTTCGACAAAAGCTGGTCTGGAGAATTTAAGCCTTTCTTTCGCCAAAAGCTTTGCACCCAAGATTAAAGTTAATACTATTCAACCGGGTTTAGCTAAGTTTTTGTCAACCCATGACGAGGTTCAGAAAGAGAAAACTTTAAGTCAAATACCTTTGGGACGGGAAGGAGGTTTTGAGCCAATCATTGAGACAGTGGATTATTTATTGTCCAACCAGTATGTTACGGGTAGTGTGATCAAAGTAGATGGTGGTTTTTCACTAGACTAA
- a CDS encoding tetratricopeptide repeat protein, whose product MNAEDYLNQGLNKNLQGDYQEAIAAYTQALELNPDYAEAYYNRGIIRSGTLKDYHGAIADFQRAIEINPNLATAYCNRGNARYSLEDYEGAIADHHLALQINPNLAESYHGRGNAYFALGNYDQAIADYHQAVEINSQLTDYITIDIANAYHNRGVARCDLGDNQGAIADFNQALQLHPNFAAAYSNRGNIHHLLGEYHQAMADHEQALQLAPHLAEAYHNRGNARYALADYHGAIADYNRTLEINPNFAGAYYNRGLVFAHLKDYHRAIADFNLAIQLNPDDVQAYCERGLVRSAQGDYQGAITDYNQALQENPTLALVYGFRANARRRLADYQGAIEDSNRLLQLNPHLAQGYCDRAAARRCLADYQGAIRDYSTALQINPNLGEAYYGRGIAHEGLEDFPEAIADYTLAIEIAPNFSAAYCNRGNAHRLLGDERRAIADYTQALKIHPDLIEAYYNRGSTRYTIEDYQGAIADYTQALRLNPDSATFYSARGNARYATEDYQGAKEDYNQAIAIDSSLAEDWFNRGRSRSWLGDLKGAITDLNQALLLQPDWATAYIVRADVRRNLGDYQGAIADFEKSADLYYTVGNTQYSRQIRELIRELQEQQD is encoded by the coding sequence ATGAATGCTGAAGATTATTTAAACCAGGGATTAAACAAAAATTTACAAGGGGATTATCAAGAAGCGATCGCCGCTTACACCCAAGCGCTAGAGCTAAATCCCGACTATGCAGAAGCTTACTATAATCGCGGTATTATCCGCAGTGGTACTCTCAAAGATTATCACGGTGCGATCGCCGATTTTCAACGGGCAATAGAAATCAATCCCAATTTGGCTACAGCCTACTGCAACCGAGGGAATGCGCGTTACTCTTTAGAAGATTATGAGGGTGCGATCGCCGATCATCATCTGGCTTTACAAATCAATCCCAATCTGGCTGAATCTTATCACGGTCGCGGTAATGCTTACTTTGCTTTGGGAAATTATGACCAAGCAATTGCCGATTATCACCAAGCAGTCGAGATTAATAGCCAATTAACTGATTATATCACAATTGATATTGCCAATGCCTACCATAATCGCGGTGTGGCTCGTTGCGATTTAGGCGATAATCAGGGAGCGATCGCCGATTTTAACCAAGCTTTGCAACTACATCCTAATTTTGCCGCCGCTTATAGCAATCGCGGTAATATTCACCATCTTTTAGGAGAATATCACCAAGCGATGGCTGATCACGAACAAGCATTGCAGTTAGCTCCTCATCTAGCGGAGGCTTATCATAACCGAGGTAATGCCCGCTATGCTTTAGCAGACTATCACGGAGCGATTGCCGATTACAACCGCACCCTAGAAATTAACCCCAATTTTGCGGGAGCATACTATAATCGCGGTCTAGTTTTCGCTCACCTCAAAGACTATCACCGCGCTATCGCCGATTTTAATCTAGCAATTCAATTAAATCCTGATGATGTCCAAGCATACTGCGAACGCGGTCTAGTTCGTAGCGCTCAGGGAGACTATCAAGGCGCAATTACAGATTATAATCAGGCATTGCAAGAAAATCCCACCCTAGCTTTAGTCTACGGCTTTCGCGCAAATGCTCGCCGCCGACTCGCAGACTATCAAGGCGCCATTGAAGACAGTAATCGACTACTACAACTCAATCCTCATCTGGCCCAGGGATACTGCGATCGCGCTGCAGCTCGTCGTTGTTTAGCAGATTATCAAGGAGCAATTAGAGATTATAGCACAGCATTGCAAATTAATCCTAATTTAGGCGAAGCTTACTATGGTCGAGGTATTGCCCACGAAGGATTAGAAGATTTCCCAGAAGCAATAGCAGATTACACACTCGCTATCGAGATTGCGCCTAACTTTTCTGCAGCTTACTGCAATCGCGGTAACGCCCATCGCCTTTTAGGAGATGAAAGACGAGCGATCGCCGATTACACCCAAGCATTAAAAATTCATCCCGATTTAATTGAAGCCTATTATAACCGAGGTTCTACCCGCTATACCATAGAAGATTATCAAGGTGCGATCGCCGATTACACCCAAGCCTTGCGACTAAATCCCGACTCTGCCACATTTTACAGCGCTCGCGGTAATGCTCGCTATGCCACAGAAGACTATCAAGGAGCCAAAGAAGATTACAATCAAGCAATTGCTATCGACTCCAGCCTTGCTGAAGACTGGTTCAACCGAGGTCGCAGCCGTTCTTGGTTGGGAGACTTAAAAGGAGCCATAACAGACTTAAACCAAGCCTTGCTGCTTCAGCCTGATTGGGCTACAGCCTATATAGTCCGCGCTGATGTCCGCCGGAACTTAGGCGACTATCAAGGCGCAATTGCCGATTTCGAGAAATCCGCTGACCTATATTATACAGTAGGCAACACACAATATTCTCGTCAAATTCGCGAATTGATCAGAGAACTTCAGGAGCAGCAGGATTGA
- a CDS encoding type II toxin-antitoxin system Phd/YefM family antitoxin encodes MKKITPTELSNNIDRLLDEILETGIPLEINKNGKLLKIVPIEKKDKLKNLTFKPDVIQGNPDDLVNISWESFSRVKCQK; translated from the coding sequence ATGAAAAAGATTACACCAACGGAATTGAGTAATAATATTGATCGTCTACTGGATGAGATACTAGAAACAGGTATTCCATTAGAAATTAACAAAAATGGAAAGTTGTTAAAAATTGTTCCTATAGAAAAAAAAGATAAACTTAAAAATTTGACTTTTAAACCGGATGTCATTCAAGGAAACCCAGACGATTTAGTCAATATCAGTTGGGAGAGTTTCTCAAGAGTCAAGTGTCAAAAGTAG
- a CDS encoding 2-hydroxyacid dehydrogenase, producing MKVAVFSTKAYDRQFLSAANSQSKHELVYFEPRLNRDTAILAAGFAAVCVFVHDQVDTPTLEILATHGTRLVALRCAGFNNVDLQAAADLGITVVRVPAYSPYGVAEHAVGLILSLNRKIHHAYNRVREGNFSLDRLLGFNLNGRTVGILGTGKIGLILGQIMKGFGCNLLAYDVYQNPELEALGGKYVELPELFANSDIISLHCPLIPETHHLINAEAIAQMKPGMMIINTSRGGLIDTQAVIDGLKSGQIGYLGVDVYEQESELFFEDLSGEIIQDDVFQRLTTFPNVLITGHQAFFTEEALRNIAETTLANITDIEASRPCPNQIRAQPEAGAKVLVS from the coding sequence ATGAAAGTAGCAGTCTTCAGTACTAAAGCCTACGATCGGCAGTTTTTGTCAGCTGCAAATTCTCAAAGTAAACATGAGTTAGTTTACTTTGAACCTCGTCTGAATCGAGATACCGCTATCTTAGCCGCTGGGTTTGCAGCAGTTTGCGTATTTGTCCATGACCAGGTTGATACCCCAACTTTAGAGATTCTCGCCACACATGGGACGCGCCTGGTAGCCCTTCGCTGTGCGGGGTTTAACAATGTGGACTTACAAGCCGCAGCAGACCTAGGAATCACCGTTGTGCGTGTTCCTGCATACTCACCCTATGGGGTGGCAGAACATGCTGTAGGATTGATTTTGAGCCTCAATCGCAAAATACATCATGCTTATAACCGTGTCCGGGAAGGAAATTTCTCCCTAGATAGACTCTTGGGCTTTAACCTGAATGGTCGCACGGTGGGGATTCTCGGCACTGGCAAAATCGGTCTAATTTTGGGACAGATTATGAAGGGGTTTGGCTGTAACCTCTTGGCTTATGATGTGTATCAGAACCCAGAGTTAGAGGCGCTGGGTGGGAAGTATGTCGAATTACCGGAGTTATTTGCTAATTCTGATATTATTTCTCTACATTGTCCCCTGATTCCCGAAACCCATCACCTGATCAACGCCGAGGCGATCGCACAAATGAAACCTGGGATGATGATCATTAATACTAGCCGAGGTGGACTGATTGATACCCAAGCCGTCATCGATGGCTTAAAATCTGGTCAAATTGGCTATCTCGGTGTAGATGTCTACGAACAGGAATCGGAATTGTTTTTTGAGGATTTGTCTGGTGAAATCATTCAAGATGATGTTTTCCAACGTCTGACAACCTTCCCCAACGTACTCATCACCGGACATCAAGCCTTCTTTACGGAAGAAGCTTTACGTAATATTGCTGAAACAACTTTGGCGAATATTACAGATATTGAAGCGAGTCGTCCTTGTCCAAATCAAATCCGCGCTCAACCAGAAGCTGGCGCTAAGGTTTTGGTAAGTTAA